One Cryptomeria japonica chromosome 9, Sugi_1.0, whole genome shotgun sequence genomic window carries:
- the LOC131061876 gene encoding uncharacterized protein LOC131061876 produces MEKRWKGLSFPPFVGVGPMASLQSRATCRWQPPGEGWMKLNFDGAARGNPGQAGIGCVVHNWEGKEIAALASPVGINTNNWAELMALVEGLLLCRKLEVKFLDIEGDSAIIVNALRKGSMPNWKLNTLLSKAIDLCKGFHRFTINHIYREGNKRVDELANLGANGIKLLSMPT; encoded by the coding sequence atggaaAAACGATGGAAGGGCttgtcctttcctccctttgtaggagtagGCCCTATGGCCAGCCTCCAATCAAGGGCGacatgcagatggcagccccctGGTGAAGGGtggatgaagctaaactttgatggggctgccCGGGGCAACCCAGGGCAAGCCGGGATTGGATGCGTTGTTCATAACTGGGAAGGCAAAGAAATAGCAGCCCTTGCCTCTCCAGTTGGCATCAACACAAACAACTGGGCAGAACTGATGGCCCTGGTGGAAGGCTTGCTCTTATGCAGGAAACTTGAAGTTAAATTCTTAGATATTGagggagattcggctataattgtcaatgctctaaggAAAGGGAGCATGCCTAATTGGAAACTTAATACCTTGTTGTCAAAGGCTATAGACTTATGCAAAGGTTTTCATAGGTTTACAAttaatcatatctatagggaaggcaataaaAGGGTGGATGAGCTAGCCAACTTGGGAGCTAATGGCATCAAGCTCCTTTCTATGCCAACCTAA